Proteins encoded together in one Polaribacter reichenbachii window:
- a CDS encoding ABC transporter permease has protein sequence MFDKIYIEKLKSNFSEAVRVILANKVRTLLTSLGIIFGVAAVITMLAIGNGAEKEILAQLELVGVNNIVITPIPDEKEGDSDEEEVETEGITPKRFSKGLDMLDVASIKRNIPSVKKVSPEIILETYVIKKGRQSPVKLIGVSSDFFETSNISIESGKNFSTAQSENSLPVCIIGKKIEKKLFTGESAIGKQIKVKDVWLQVVGVIEEKFISENAQENLGIRDLNQDVYIPIKTFLVRYKDRKIISDKPLPEGNVMIFGGQDGPQKKIPRGNYHQIDKLIVQVNNSSELNATADVLSRMLKRRHNDMLDFEISIPIQLLKQQQKTKQIFNIVLSIIAGISLLIGGIGIMNIMLASVLERTKEIGIIRAIGATQEDVILQFLTESVLVSIGGGIIGIVLGVLASYILEITTGIETILSVSSILLSFFVATLIGLIFGIAPAKSAANKSPIEAIRHE, from the coding sequence ATGTTTGATAAAATCTATATAGAAAAACTAAAATCTAATTTTAGTGAAGCTGTTCGCGTAATTTTAGCCAATAAAGTTAGAACTTTATTAACCTCTTTAGGTATAATATTTGGTGTAGCAGCAGTTATTACAATGTTAGCCATTGGTAATGGAGCAGAAAAAGAAATTTTAGCTCAACTAGAATTAGTTGGTGTAAATAATATTGTAATTACACCAATACCAGATGAAAAAGAAGGTGATAGTGATGAGGAAGAGGTTGAAACCGAAGGCATAACTCCTAAACGTTTTTCTAAAGGATTAGACATGTTAGATGTTGCTAGCATTAAAAGAAATATACCTTCTGTAAAAAAAGTAAGTCCAGAAATAATTTTAGAAACTTATGTGATAAAAAAAGGAAGACAAAGCCCTGTAAAATTGATTGGGGTTTCTTCAGATTTTTTTGAAACATCAAATATTAGTATAGAAAGTGGTAAAAACTTTTCTACAGCTCAATCAGAAAATTCTTTGCCTGTTTGTATTATAGGTAAAAAAATTGAGAAAAAACTTTTTACTGGAGAAAGTGCAATTGGCAAACAAATAAAAGTTAAAGATGTTTGGTTGCAAGTTGTTGGTGTAATTGAAGAAAAATTTATATCAGAAAATGCACAAGAAAATTTAGGAATTAGAGATTTAAACCAAGATGTTTACATACCTATTAAAACTTTTTTAGTTCGGTATAAAGATCGTAAAATAATTAGTGACAAACCTTTACCAGAAGGTAATGTTATGATTTTTGGCGGTCAAGATGGACCTCAAAAGAAAATACCTAGAGGTAATTATCATCAAATTGATAAATTAATTGTTCAAGTAAACAACTCATCAGAATTAAATGCTACTGCAGATGTTTTAAGTAGAATGTTAAAAAGAAGACATAATGATATGTTAGATTTTGAAATTTCTATACCCATTCAACTTTTAAAACAGCAACAAAAAACCAAACAAATTTTTAATATCGTTTTAAGTATAATTGCTGGTATTTCTTTATTAATTGGTGGTATTGGAATTATGAATATTATGTTAGCATCCGTTCTTGAACGTACAAAAGAAATCGGAATTATTAGAGCTATTGGCGCAACTCAAGAAGATGTAATTCTTCAGTTTTTAACCGAATCTGTTTTAGTGAGTATTGGTGGTGGAATTATAGGTATTGTACTAGGCGTTTTAGCCTCCTATATTTTAGAAATTACCACAGGCATAGAAACAATATTATCTGTTAGTTCTATTTTATTATCCTTTTTTGTTGCTACATTAATCGGATTAATATTTGGAATTGCACCTGCAAAATCTGCAGCTAATAAAAGCCCAATAGAAGCTATTAGACACGAATAA
- a CDS encoding efflux RND transporter periplasmic adaptor subunit: MKKKRIAIISIIVLILIYFTYSYFSPSADGDVYLTSKVKKGNFLSEVITSGEAQSTSLKKIKGPDNLRKFRLNNLKIQDLVAEGTIVKQGDYVGRLDPSSVNEQILDEQLNLETALSKYTQQQLDTTLSLKQERNSIKDLRFTMEETTLELKQSIYEPPATIKKLEINLEKAERDLKEKLENYKIKKRQANAKMVEVGTQVSKTRKKLDDLLKLLKSFTIFSDGNGMITYDKNWDGTKKKVGSTISPWNPTIASLPDLTKMESKTYANEVDIRKIKKDLPVKVGFDAFPDIEMEGIVTAVANVGEKKRGSDIKVFQVLIKLKGSNNNIRPGMTTSNKILTFERKDVLSIPLEAIFSKDSITYVYKKSGFSVTKTEVEIGDSNNDSVIITNGLSEEDVVYLNKPEGYETAQIAKLN, encoded by the coding sequence ATGAAAAAGAAGCGTATTGCCATAATATCTATTATTGTATTAATTTTAATTTACTTTACTTATAGTTATTTTTCACCTTCTGCTGATGGTGATGTATACCTTACTTCTAAAGTAAAAAAAGGCAATTTTCTTAGTGAAGTTATTACTTCTGGGGAAGCACAATCTACAAGTCTAAAAAAAATTAAAGGACCAGACAATCTTAGAAAATTTAGATTAAACAATCTTAAAATTCAAGATTTAGTAGCAGAAGGTACTATTGTTAAACAAGGCGATTATGTAGGTCGTTTAGACCCAAGTAGTGTAAATGAACAAATTCTTGATGAGCAACTAAATCTAGAAACTGCCTTATCTAAATATACACAACAACAATTAGACACAACTCTATCTTTAAAACAAGAAAGAAATTCTATAAAAGATTTGCGTTTTACTATGGAAGAAACTACGCTAGAGCTAAAACAATCTATTTACGAACCACCTGCAACTATAAAAAAATTAGAAATCAACTTAGAAAAAGCAGAAAGAGATTTAAAAGAAAAATTAGAGAATTATAAAATTAAAAAAAGACAAGCTAATGCCAAAATGGTAGAAGTTGGTACGCAAGTTTCTAAGACTAGAAAAAAATTAGATGACTTACTAAAACTACTAAAATCTTTTACAATTTTTTCTGATGGAAATGGTATGATTACTTATGATAAAAACTGGGATGGTACTAAGAAAAAAGTAGGTTCAACAATAAGCCCTTGGAATCCAACAATTGCAAGTTTACCAGATTTAACCAAAATGGAATCTAAAACTTATGCAAATGAAGTAGATATTAGAAAAATAAAAAAAGATTTACCTGTAAAAGTTGGTTTTGATGCTTTTCCTGATATTGAAATGGAAGGAATTGTTACAGCTGTAGCAAATGTTGGAGAAAAAAAACGAGGCTCTGATATTAAAGTTTTTCAGGTTTTAATAAAATTAAAAGGCTCTAATAATAATATTAGACCAGGAATGACAACATCAAACAAAATATTAACTTTCGAAAGAAAAGATGTTTTAAGTATACCTTTAGAAGCGATTTTTTCTAAAGATTCAATTACTTATGTATATAAAAAATCTGGCTTTTCAGTTACAAAAACAGAAGTTGAAATAGGTGATTCTAATAATGATTCTGTTATAATTACTAATGGTTTATCTGAAGAAGATGTAGTTTATTTAAATAAACCAGAAGGTTATGAAACTGCACAAATAGCAAAATTAAACTAG
- a CDS encoding NADP-dependent isocitrate dehydrogenase, whose protein sequence is MSNKAKIVYTKTDEAPALATRSFLPIVKAFTKSSNIEIEVKDISLAARILANFSDYLSDEQKVEDALAYLGDLAKQPEANIIKLPNISASVSQLTAAISELQALGYALPDFPEDAQTEEEKAILARYNKVKGSAVNPVLREGNSDRRAPKAIKNYARKNPHSMGAWSSDSKTHVATMSAGDFANNEKSVTVENATTVAIKHIAANGTETVLKDGISLLDGEIIDATVMSKKLLLAFLEEQVADAKEQGVLLSLHMKGTMMKVSDPIIFGHAVKVFYKDLFEKHAETFDKIGVNANVGFANVLSNLDEVSSEKKEEILADIAEVYKNGPALAMVNSDKGITNLHVPSDIIIDASMPAMIRTSGKMWNAKGELQDTKAIIPDSSYAGIYAATIDFCKKNGAFDPTTMGTVPNVGLMAQKAEEYGSHDKTFEIASDGKVIVTNTEGKTLIEHSVEEGDIWRMCQAKDLPIQDWVKLAVTRARASETPAVFWLDENRAHDAEIIKKVNKYLPNHDTEGLDLRILSPIKATEFTLDRIVKGEDTISVSGNVLRDYLTDLFPILEVGTSAKMLSIVPLMNGGGLFETGAGGSAPKHVQQFLEENHLRWDSLGEFLALAVSLEHLGNTNDNAKALVLAETLDEATDKFLDNDKSPSRKVGELDNRGSHFYLAKYWAEGLASQNKNAELKAEFTSIAKSLSENEDKIVAGLNEIQGESVNIEGYYQPNEELVVNAMRPNSILNNILS, encoded by the coding sequence ATGAGCAATAAAGCTAAAATAGTATACACTAAGACAGATGAAGCTCCAGCCTTAGCAACCAGATCATTCTTACCAATTGTAAAAGCTTTTACAAAATCTTCAAACATAGAAATTGAAGTTAAAGATATTTCTTTAGCAGCTAGAATATTAGCTAATTTCTCTGACTATTTAAGTGATGAACAAAAAGTTGAAGACGCTTTAGCCTATTTAGGGGATTTAGCTAAACAACCAGAAGCAAATATTATAAAATTACCAAATATTAGCGCTTCTGTTTCGCAATTAACTGCTGCAATATCAGAATTACAAGCATTAGGTTATGCTTTACCAGATTTTCCTGAAGATGCACAAACAGAAGAAGAAAAAGCTATTTTAGCGCGTTATAACAAAGTCAAAGGTTCTGCTGTAAATCCTGTTTTACGTGAAGGTAATTCAGACAGAAGAGCACCTAAAGCCATAAAAAATTACGCTCGTAAAAACCCACATTCTATGGGCGCTTGGAGTTCAGATTCTAAAACTCACGTAGCAACAATGTCTGCTGGTGATTTTGCAAACAACGAAAAATCTGTAACTGTAGAAAATGCAACAACTGTAGCTATAAAACATATTGCTGCTAATGGTACAGAAACTGTTTTAAAAGATGGTATTTCTTTGTTAGATGGCGAAATTATAGATGCAACAGTAATGAGTAAAAAATTATTACTTGCATTTTTAGAAGAACAAGTTGCAGACGCTAAAGAACAAGGCGTTTTACTTTCATTACATATGAAAGGCACAATGATGAAAGTTTCTGATCCAATTATTTTTGGACACGCTGTAAAAGTATTCTATAAAGATTTATTTGAGAAACACGCTGAAACTTTTGATAAAATTGGTGTAAACGCAAATGTAGGTTTTGCAAATGTTTTAAGTAATTTAGACGAAGTTTCTTCTGAGAAAAAAGAAGAAATTTTAGCTGATATTGCAGAAGTTTACAAAAACGGACCAGCTTTAGCAATGGTTAATTCTGATAAAGGAATTACAAATTTACACGTACCTTCTGACATTATTATTGATGCTTCTATGCCAGCAATGATTAGAACTTCTGGAAAAATGTGGAATGCTAAAGGAGAATTACAAGATACAAAAGCAATAATTCCTGATAGTTCTTATGCAGGTATTTATGCTGCTACTATAGATTTCTGTAAAAAGAATGGAGCTTTCGATCCTACTACAATGGGTACAGTACCTAATGTTGGTTTAATGGCACAAAAAGCAGAAGAATATGGTTCTCATGACAAAACTTTTGAAATAGCTTCTGATGGTAAAGTTATTGTTACTAATACAGAAGGTAAGACTTTAATTGAGCACAGTGTAGAAGAAGGTGATATCTGGAGAATGTGTCAAGCAAAAGATTTACCTATTCAAGATTGGGTAAAATTAGCAGTTACAAGAGCTAGAGCTTCTGAAACTCCTGCAGTTTTTTGGTTAGATGAAAACAGAGCACACGATGCAGAAATCATTAAAAAAGTAAATAAATATTTACCAAATCACGATACTGAAGGTTTAGATCTTAGAATTTTATCGCCTATAAAAGCAACAGAATTTACTTTAGACAGAATTGTAAAAGGAGAAGACACTATCTCTGTTTCTGGTAATGTTTTACGTGATTACTTAACAGATTTATTCCCAATTTTAGAAGTGGGTACTTCTGCAAAAATGCTTTCTATTGTTCCTTTAATGAATGGTGGAGGATTGTTTGAAACTGGAGCTGGTGGTTCTGCCCCTAAACACGTACAACAATTCTTAGAAGAAAACCATTTACGTTGGGATTCTTTAGGTGAGTTTTTAGCATTAGCAGTTTCTTTAGAGCATTTAGGTAACACAAACGATAATGCAAAAGCTTTAGTTTTAGCAGAAACTTTAGACGAAGCTACAGACAAATTCTTAGATAATGATAAATCGCCATCGAGAAAAGTAGGCGAATTAGATAATAGAGGTAGCCATTTTTATTTAGCAAAATATTGGGCAGAAGGTTTAGCTAGCCAAAATAAAAACGCTGAATTAAAAGCAGAATTTACATCGATAGCAAAATCTTTATCAGAAAACGAAGATAAAATTGTTGCGGGTTTAAATGAAATTCAAGGTGAATCTGTTAATATAGAAGGTTATTATCAACCAAATGAAGAGTTGGTAGTAAATGCAATGAGACCTAATTCTATACTTAATAATATACTAAGTTAA
- the rplS gene encoding 50S ribosomal protein L19 → MESLVKFVQDEFVTKKEFAEFAAGDTITVYYEIKEGEKVRTQFFRGVVIQRRGAGTSETFTIRKMSGTVGVERIFPVNLPSIQKIEINKRGKVRRARIYYFRGLTGKKARITEKRR, encoded by the coding sequence ATGGAATCTTTAGTAAAATTTGTTCAAGACGAATTTGTAACCAAAAAAGAATTTGCAGAATTTGCTGCTGGTGATACAATTACTGTGTATTACGAAATTAAAGAAGGAGAAAAAGTTAGAACTCAGTTTTTTAGAGGAGTTGTAATTCAAAGAAGAGGTGCTGGTACTTCTGAAACATTTACTATCAGAAAAATGTCTGGTACTGTAGGTGTAGAAAGAATTTTCCCTGTTAACTTACCTTCTATTCAAAAAATTGAAATCAACAAAAGAGGTAAAGTACGTAGAGCACGTATTTACTACTTTAGAGGTCTTACTGGTAAAAAAGCTAGAATTACTGAAAAAAGAAGATAA
- a CDS encoding phosphatase PAP2 family protein, whose amino-acid sequence MQPTVTITQKSTNRFFTSLFKVHNRLVDNLSVVKREILFIYTLFFATSILIISIFNKYALHLKINKLHSSFFDVFFKYATFLGDGAIFGVLAIVFLFVKRKMFYVFVVSGILTLLITHLFKKILFKGILRPAAALSDNTLHLVDGVKMAMLNSFPSGHTTTAFAIFTILCLYFAKCKSQYLWISLAIIAGLSRVYLSQHFLIDIFFGSFIGIIIGIVSMSIFCKANKVS is encoded by the coding sequence ATGCAACCAACTGTAACAATTACTCAAAAATCAACGAATAGGTTTTTTACTTCATTATTTAAAGTACATAATAGGTTAGTCGATAACTTATCTGTTGTAAAAAGAGAGATTCTTTTTATTTATACTTTATTTTTTGCTACTTCAATCCTCATTATTTCAATCTTTAATAAATATGCTTTGCATTTAAAGATAAACAAATTGCATTCTTCTTTTTTTGATGTGTTTTTTAAATATGCTACTTTTTTAGGTGATGGTGCAATTTTCGGTGTTTTAGCTATTGTTTTTTTGTTTGTTAAAAGAAAAATGTTTTATGTTTTTGTGGTTAGTGGAATTTTAACTTTACTAATAACGCATTTGTTTAAGAAGATTTTATTTAAAGGTATTTTAAGACCAGCAGCAGCTCTGAGTGATAATACTTTACATTTGGTAGATGGTGTAAAAATGGCAATGTTGAATTCATTTCCTTCTGGGCATACTACAACCGCTTTTGCTATATTTACAATCCTGTGTTTGTATTTTGCAAAATGTAAATCGCAATATTTATGGATTTCTTTAGCTATTATTGCAGGTTTATCTAGAGTTTATCTATCTCAGCATTTTTTAATTGATATATTTTTTGGCTCTTTTATAGGCATCATAATAGGTATTGTAAGTATGTCAATATTTTGTAAAGCAAATAAAGTGAGTTAA
- a CDS encoding ArnT family glycosyltransferase has protein sequence MQKSYRNYALLFIAISTVFRIFWASQLEFGNDEVYYWLYAKYPDISHFDHPGMVGFFIQFFSFNLFFDTELVLRLAAILPISIAMYVVYLIGVFIKDEFIGFLSVLLFNISIYGLIISGTFILPDAPMVLFWLLSFYFLIQVIPELPEKSSTLKLFLGFLCVGLAIYSKYQAVYLLIGAFVYVLFFNRKWLKKGKFYLAFIFPLFSVLLILYWNYQNDFISYKFHNNRVSFFNLSFNKDAFLREILGQLIYNNPYVFVSILLMLVAFFRNKFVFDTKITNFFLLFSLPLIATTIYLSISRDTLPHWSGVSYLTLIPLLAVYISNHKNIQRNLIRGFCFLLILLSVVTIEINNGWFLPTPKSAKKETLGKQDALMDLYGWQQTSEKVSKVLNDKKLTHLPIISEKWFPAAHIHYYIARPNNMLVYGVGDLPAIHKYYWINKKQPPLKNKEVLYITDSRNFKNPEEIFNQYDEFQLVKTISITRNKKVVKNVFIYLLMKD, from the coding sequence ATGCAAAAATCGTATAGAAATTATGCATTGCTTTTTATTGCAATTAGTACAGTCTTTAGAATATTTTGGGCTAGTCAACTTGAATTTGGCAATGACGAAGTTTATTATTGGTTATATGCAAAATATCCAGATATAAGTCATTTTGATCATCCAGGAATGGTTGGTTTTTTTATTCAATTTTTTTCTTTCAATCTTTTTTTTGATACTGAATTGGTGCTCAGATTAGCCGCAATTTTACCAATAAGTATAGCAATGTATGTTGTTTATTTGATTGGAGTATTTATTAAAGACGAATTTATCGGTTTTTTAAGTGTTCTATTATTCAACATCAGTATTTATGGTTTAATAATTTCTGGAACTTTTATTTTACCAGATGCACCAATGGTTTTGTTTTGGTTGTTGAGCTTTTATTTTTTGATTCAAGTAATTCCAGAATTACCAGAAAAATCAAGCACTTTAAAGCTTTTTTTAGGTTTTTTATGTGTTGGTTTGGCTATTTATTCTAAGTACCAAGCTGTATATTTATTAATAGGTGCTTTTGTTTATGTCTTGTTTTTTAATCGAAAATGGTTAAAAAAAGGAAAATTTTATTTGGCTTTTATATTCCCTTTGTTTTCAGTTTTACTGATATTATATTGGAATTACCAAAATGATTTTATCAGTTATAAATTCCATAATAATCGTGTTTCATTTTTTAATTTGTCTTTTAATAAAGACGCTTTTTTAAGAGAAATTTTAGGTCAATTGATTTATAATAATCCTTATGTTTTTGTTTCTATACTATTAATGTTAGTTGCTTTTTTTAGAAATAAATTCGTTTTTGATACCAAAATCACCAATTTCTTTTTGCTATTTTCTTTGCCATTAATTGCAACAACAATTTACCTTTCTATTTCTAGAGATACTTTGCCTCATTGGTCTGGAGTGTCTTATTTAACACTAATCCCTTTGTTGGCTGTTTATATTTCGAATCATAAAAACATCCAAAGAAATTTAATTCGAGGATTTTGTTTTTTGTTGATATTACTAAGTGTTGTAACCATAGAAATTAATAATGGTTGGTTTTTACCAACACCAAAATCAGCAAAAAAGGAAACTTTAGGAAAGCAAGATGCTTTAATGGATTTGTATGGATGGCAGCAAACTTCAGAAAAAGTGAGTAAAGTTTTAAATGATAAAAAGTTGACGCATTTACCAATTATATCAGAAAAATGGTTTCCAGCAGCACATATTCATTATTATATAGCCAGACCAAATAATATGTTGGTTTATGGAGTAGGTGACTTACCAGCAATTCATAAATATTATTGGATTAATAAAAAACAACCTCCATTAAAAAACAAAGAAGTACTTTATATTACTGATAGTAGAAACTTTAAAAATCCTGAAGAGATTTTTAATCAATATGATGAATTTCAGTTGGTAAAAACGATTTCTATTACAAGAAATAAGAAAGTAGTAAAAAATGTTTTTATTTATTTGTTGATGAAGGATTAG
- a CDS encoding glycosyltransferase family 39 protein, whose product MSKFLSFIKNNKAISWVLGFQLFRLILLPFMGLMPQDAYYYLYGQNLSLSYFDHPGMIGYCLRLFTDIFGQSVFVVKLTDFIITSLTLFSFYKLASYFLSKQKAENAIILLASTLFISILSFNSTPDVPLLLFWTLSLICLYKAIFEEKKGYWILGGIAMGLAFNSKYTALVLQIGLILFLIFSKKYRKLLLSPWFWLSIIISVAITFPVWYWNYQNEFASFAFQSSERTSSITEFKLDAGYFFGAIGHQLFLLLPVLFLVFITFTFKFIKRALLKFKLPKSKTLFLLAFFIPTFVGFFSLTPIYWVKLNWMMPSYITGIILAGMFINKKLLKIQVIFSIVFHLLVALEVLFYLVPIKSDDTWVGWKELAIETEKLQEEYTNTFVFSDDNYKTSACLNFYMDDKVYAQNIIGLPALHFDYLGDNLSTLNGKNAIFIDSDKRFKNKDKKGENHPKINNYFDKVTELAPIIIKRNGKEVRKFWVFYCENYKANPSSTNK is encoded by the coding sequence ATGAGTAAATTTTTATCATTTATAAAAAATAACAAAGCCATTTCTTGGGTTTTAGGTTTTCAACTTTTTAGGTTGATATTATTACCATTTATGGGCTTAATGCCTCAAGATGCCTACTATTATTTATATGGGCAAAATTTATCTTTGTCTTATTTCGATCATCCAGGGATGATAGGTTATTGTTTAAGACTTTTTACAGACATTTTTGGGCAATCTGTTTTTGTTGTAAAACTGACTGATTTTATAATAACTTCTTTAACATTATTCAGTTTTTATAAATTAGCTTCTTACTTTTTATCGAAACAAAAAGCAGAAAATGCAATCATTTTACTCGCTTCTACCCTATTTATATCTATTTTATCTTTCAATTCTACTCCAGATGTTCCTTTATTATTATTCTGGACACTGAGTCTTATCTGCTTATACAAAGCAATTTTTGAAGAAAAAAAAGGATACTGGATTCTTGGTGGAATTGCAATGGGCCTTGCATTTAATAGTAAATACACTGCTTTAGTTTTACAGATTGGTTTAATTCTATTTTTAATTTTCTCGAAAAAATACAGAAAATTACTACTTTCTCCTTGGTTTTGGCTTAGCATTATAATTTCTGTCGCTATTACTTTTCCTGTTTGGTATTGGAACTATCAAAACGAATTTGCTTCGTTTGCATTTCAATCTTCAGAAAGAACTAGTTCTATAACAGAGTTTAAACTTGATGCTGGTTATTTCTTTGGTGCAATTGGGCATCAACTGTTTTTATTATTGCCTGTTTTATTTTTAGTATTTATCACATTTACCTTTAAATTTATAAAAAGAGCGCTTTTAAAATTTAAACTTCCAAAATCTAAAACCTTGTTTTTATTGGCATTTTTTATCCCAACTTTTGTTGGCTTTTTTAGCCTAACTCCTATTTATTGGGTTAAACTAAATTGGATGATGCCTTCTTACATTACAGGAATAATTTTAGCAGGAATGTTTATTAATAAGAAACTGTTGAAAATTCAGGTTATTTTCTCAATCGTTTTTCACCTATTAGTTGCCTTAGAAGTATTATTTTATTTAGTACCAATTAAAAGTGATGACACTTGGGTTGGCTGGAAAGAACTCGCTATAGAAACTGAAAAATTACAAGAAGAATACACCAATACTTTTGTTTTTTCTGATGATAATTATAAAACTTCAGCTTGTTTAAACTTTTATATGGATGATAAAGTGTATGCACAAAACATAATTGGTTTACCTGCTTTACATTTCGATTATTTAGGTGATAATTTATCGACTTTAAATGGTAAAAACGCCATTTTTATAGATTCTGATAAACGTTTTAAAAACAAGGATAAAAAAGGCGAAAATCATCCAAAAATCAATAATTATTTTGATAAAGTAACAGAATTAGCACCAATTATCATCAAAAGAAATGGTAAAGAAGTTCGTAAATTTTGGGTGTTTTATTGCGAAAATTATAAAGCTAATCCTTCATCAACAAATAAATAA
- the trmD gene encoding tRNA (guanosine(37)-N1)-methyltransferase TrmD has product MRIDIISVAPNLLESPFNHSIIKRAQEKGLAKIVIHDLRKYGLGNYKQIDDTQFGGGAGMVLMIEPISNCIKDLQAEREYDEIIYMTPDAKTLNQSTANTLSLKENILILTGHYKGVDQRIRDKFITKEISIGDYVLTGGELAAAVLVDAVVRLIPGVIGDEQSALTDSFQDNLLSPPVYTRPADFDGMKVPDVLLSGNFPKIEDWRSEKAYERTQQIRPDLLDNE; this is encoded by the coding sequence ATGCGAATAGATATTATTTCAGTTGCACCTAATTTATTAGAAAGCCCTTTTAATCATTCAATTATAAAAAGAGCCCAAGAAAAAGGTTTGGCCAAAATTGTAATTCACGATTTACGAAAATATGGTTTAGGCAACTACAAACAAATAGACGATACACAATTTGGTGGTGGTGCAGGTATGGTTTTAATGATTGAACCAATTTCTAATTGTATTAAAGATTTACAAGCAGAAAGGGAATATGATGAAATTATTTATATGACTCCAGATGCCAAAACTTTAAATCAAAGTACTGCAAATACACTTTCTTTAAAAGAAAATATTTTAATACTTACAGGGCATTATAAAGGTGTAGATCAGAGAATTAGAGACAAATTCATTACCAAAGAAATTTCTATTGGCGATTATGTTTTAACAGGTGGTGAATTGGCTGCAGCAGTTTTAGTAGATGCTGTTGTACGTTTAATTCCTGGTGTAATTGGTGATGAGCAATCTGCACTTACAGACTCTTTTCAAGACAATTTATTGTCTCCTCCTGTTTATACAAGACCTGCAGATTTTGACGGAATGAAAGTGCCTGATGTTTTATTGTCTGGTAATTTTCCAAAAATTGAAGATTGGAGAAGCGAAAAAGCTTACGAAAGAACCCAACAAATAAGACCTGATTTATTGGATAATGAGTAA